Within the Ochrobactrum vermis genome, the region CGGTACTACGCAGTTATGAACTGGCTTGCCGTATTCTCGTTTCCGGTACGGGACCGTGTCCCGCTTTTCCTGAAAACGATTATAGAGGCGCGCCGCGGCAATACCGTGGCGCGCCCTTGAGCTTTATTCCGCTGCGTCAGGCAAAGCCTGCTGCTGTTCGTCGCGTGTATCATCCAGCTCGACATTGAGGCCGAGCGAACGCATTTCCTTGACGAGAACGTTGAAGCTCTCAGGAATACCCGCTTCGAACGTATCGTCGCCACGCACGATCGCTTCGTAGACCTTGGTACGGCCTGCCACGTCGTCCGACTTGACTGTCAGCATTTCCTGCAGCGTGTAAGCCGCACCATATGCTTCCAGAGCCCAGACCTCCATTTCGCCGAAGCGCTGGCCACCGAACTGGGCCTTACCGCCCAGAGGCTGCTGCGTAACGAGCGAGTAAGGTCCGATCGAACGGGCGTGGATCTTGTCGTCGACCAGGTGGTGGAGCTTCAACATGTAGATGTAGCCCATGGTCACCTGACGGTCGAACGGCTCACCCGTACGTCCATCATACAGCGTCGACTGACCCGAGGTCGCAAGACCGGCATCCGTCAGCATCGCATTGATGTCGGCTTCGACGGCACCGTCAAAGACCGGCGTTGCGATCGACACGCCGCGCTTCACCTGGTTGGCCAGCATGAGGACGGAATCGTCATCATAAGACCGGACCGGTTCATTGCGGTCGTTATCCGGATAGATGTGCTCCAGCGTTTCGCGCAGCGGCTCGATATTGGCCGTTTTGCGATAAACGTCGATGAGCTCACCGATCTTCTTACCCATGCCAGCACATGCCCAGCCGAGATGGGTTTCCAGAATCTGGCCCACATTCATACGGCTTGGAACGCCAAGCGGGTTCAACACGATGTCGGCATGCGTACCGTCTTCGAGGAACGGCATGTCCTCGACCGGCAGAATGCGGGAAACCACACCCTTGTTGCCGTGACGGCCAGCCATCTTGTCGCCTGGCTGGATCTTGCGCTTCACAGCGACAAAGACCTTGACCATCTTCATGACGCCTGGAGGCATCTCGTCGCCGCGCTGTACCTTTTCGACCTTGTCCATGAAGCGTGCTTCGAGCAGCTTCTTGGATTCGTCGTACTGGCCACGCAGAGCTTCCAGCTCACCCTGAAGCTTTTCGTCTTCACTGGCAAACTGCCACCATTGCGAACGCGGATACTCGGTCATGAGCTCGCGGCTGATCGTCGTGCCCTTCTTGAAGCCCTTCGGGCCGGCAGCGGCAATCTTGCCATCGATCATGTCGGCGAGACGACCATAGACGTTGCGGTCCAGGATAGCCTGTTCGTCGTCACGGTCCTTGGCCAGACGCTCGATTTCCTCGCGCTCGATAGCCATGGCACGTTCGTCCTTTTCAACGCCGTGGCGATTGAAAACGCGAACTTCCACAACCGTACCGTAGGTTCCGGGCGGCATGCGCATGGAGGTGTCACGAACGTCCGATGCCTTTTCACCGAAGATGGCGCGCAGAAGCTTTTCTTCCGGCGTCATCGGGCTTTCACCCTTCGGCGTGATCTTGCCGACAAGAATGTCACCAGGATGCACTTCAGCACCGATATAGACGATACCGGCTTCGTCGAGGTTCTTCAGCGCTTCTTCCGAAACGTTCGGAATGTCGCGGGTGATTTCCTCAGGTCCAAGCTTGGTGTCACGGGCGGCAACTTCGAATTCCTCGATATGGATCGAGGTGAACACGTCGTCCGAAACGATCTTCTCGGAAAGAAGGATCGAATCTTCGTAGTTGTAGCCGTTCCACGGCATGAACGCGACGAGCACGTTACGGCCGAGAGCCAGATCGCCCAGATCCGTCGACGGACCGTCAGCAATGATGTCACCCTTCTGGATGGGATCGCCAACGCGCACGAGCGGACGCTGATTGATGCAGGTGTTCTGGTTCGAACGCTGGAACTTCATCAGGCGATAGATATCGACGCCCGACTTGGACGGATCGAGATCCTCGGTCGCACGGATAACGATACGCGTTGCGTCGACCTGATCGACCACACCGCCACGGCGCGCTGCGATAGCGGCACCGGAGTCACGCGCAACGACTGCTTCCATACCCGTACCGACGAACGGCGCTTCAGCGCGAACGAGCGGCACAGCCTGACGCTGCATGTTCGAGCCCATGAGAGCACGGTTAGCATCGTCGTTTTCGAGGAACGGAATAAGAGCTGCAGCAACCGAAACGAGCTGCTTCGGCGAAACGTCCATCAGGTCCACGTTTTCACGTGGCGCCATCATCACTTCGCCTGCATGACGGCAGATGACGAACTCGTCAACGAAACCGCCCTGCTCGTCCAGCTCTACGTTTGCCTGTGCAACCGAGTGCTTAGCTTCTTCCATGGCCGACAGATAGACAACGTCGTTCGTTACCTTGCCGTCGACAACCTTGCGGTACGGGCTTTCGATGAAACCGTACTTGTTGACGCGGGCAAAGGTTGCAAGCGAGTTAATCAGACCGATATTCGGGCCTTCCGGCGTTTCAATCGGGCAGATACGGCCGTAGTGGGTCGGATGCACGTCGCGGACTTCGAAGCCAGCGCGCTCACGGGTAAGACCACCAGGTCCAAGAGCCGAAAGACGGCGCTTGTGGGTGATTTCCGAAAGCGGGTTCGTCTGATCCATGAACTGCGACAGCTGCGACGAACCGAAGAACTCACGAACGGCAGCCGCGGCGGGCTTCGCGTTGATCAGATCCTGCGGCATCACCGTGTCGATTTCGATCGAGGACATACGTTCCTTGATCGCGCGCTCCATGCGCAGCAGACCGACGCGGTACTGATTTTCCATCAGCTCGCCGACCGAACGGACACGACGGTTACCGAGATTGTCGATATCGTCGATTTCGCCACGGCCATCGCGCAGTTCCACCAGCATCTTGACCACAGCCAGGATGTCTTCCTTGCGCAGGACGCGCACGGTGTCTTCCGCATCAAGGTCCAGACGCATGTTCATCTTGACGCGACCGACGGCCGAAAGGTCGTAGCGCTCAGCATCGAAGAACAGCGAATTGAACATCGCTTCGGCGGAATCCATCGTAGGCGGCTCGCCCGGACGCATGACGCGATAGATGTCGAACAGAGCTTCCTGACGGCTTTCGTTCTTATCCGCAGCCAGCGTGTTACGAATGTAACCGCCGATGTTGATATGATCGATGTCGAGGACGTTGATCTCGGTTTCACCGGTGTCGATGAGCGTCTTGAGGACCTTCTCGTCGATTTCGTCACCGGCTTCGAGATAGATCTCGCCGGTTGCGTAATTGACGACGTCTTCCGCAAGATAAGAACCGAACAGGTCGTCTTCAGTCGCCTTGATGGCCTTGAGGCCCTTTTCAGCGAGCTGCTTGGCCGAACGGGCGGTCAGCTTCTTGCCAGCTTCGAGAACAACTTCGCCGGTATCAGCATCGACCAGCTCGGAGATGATCTTCATGCCCTTGAAGCGGTCAGCCGAATACGGAATGCGCCAGTTGTCGCCGTCGCGCGTATAGGTGACGGTCTTGTAGAAGGTCGACAGAATGTCTTCGCCGTCCATTCCAAGCGCCATCAGCAACGTCGTCGCCGGCAGTTTACGACGGCGGTCGATACGCGCAAAGACGATGTCCTTGGAATCGAACTCGATATCGAGCCACGAACCGCGATAAGGAATGACGCGAGCCGCGAACAGGAGCTTGCCCGAAGAATGGGTCTTGCCCTTGTCGTGATCGAAGAAGACGCCCGGCGAACGATGCATCTGCGAAACGATCACGCGCTCGGTGCCGTTGACGATGAAGGTGCCGTTGTCGGTCATGAGCGGCATATCGCCCATGTAGACATCCTGCTCCTTGATGTCCTTGATCGACTTCGCGCCGGTATCTTCGTCAATATCGAACACGATAAGACGTAGCGTCACCTTGAGTGGCGCCGAATACGTCAAGTCGCGCTGACGGCATTCGTCAACGTCGAATTTTGGTGCATCGAATTCGTAGCGAACGAATTCAAGCATAGAAGAGCCGGAGAAATCCTGAATTGGGAAAACAGACTTGAAAACCGCCTGCAAACCCTCGTCAGAACGCCCACCGGATGGTTCTTCAACCATAAGGAACTGGTCGTAAGATGCCTTTTGAACCTCGATAAGGTTCGGCATCTCGGCGACCTCTGGGATCTTGCCGAAAAATTTGCGTACGCGCTTGCGACCATTGAATGAATGGGTCTGAGCCATCGTCGCTCCTCGTTCTATAGCCTTACGGCTTGCTCACGCCTTGCGGCCTTTATCATGCGCCGCCTTTCGGCGGTCCTTCTAACGGGCTAAAACCCGTTTTCTGAAAGCCAATCCGGCGTTCAGAAAAAGGGTTCCAGTTATCCGATCCGCCGGAAACAGCGGCGGAAACTGGCGGATGGAAACCATCCGCCAGAAAAGTCCGAACTTACTTGAGTTCGACCTTGGCGCCAGCAGCTTCGAGCTGTGCCTTGATCTTCTCAGCTTCGTCCTTCGAAGCGGCTTCCTTGACAGCCTTCGGAGCGCCTTCGACGAGGTCCTTGGCTTCCTTGAGGCCGAGACCGGTGATTGCGCGCACTTCCTTGATCACGTTGATCTTGTTAGCGCCGCCATCGACGAGAACGACGTCGAATTCGGTCTTTTCTTCAACAGCAGCAGCCGGAGCAGCACCTGCAGCAGCAACTGCAACAGGAGCAGCAGCCGAAACGCCCCACTTCTCTTCGAGAAGCTTCGAAAGCTCTGCAGCTTCGAGAACGGTCAGAGCCGACAGGTCGTCAACGATCTTTGCGAGATCAGCCATTTTGGTATTTCCTTAGTTTCAAGGTTTGAACAATTGACAGCGAAAAACGGCCTTACGCCGCCTCGTTCTTCCGGGCGTGCGCGCCAATAACGCGAGCGATCTGGCCCGCTGGTGCGCTGGTAAGTACTGCAAGACGCTGAGCCGGGGTCTGGATCATTCCAACCAGCTTTGCGCGCAGTTCGTCGAGCGATGGGAGCGAAGCAAGCGACTTGACGCCATCGGCGTTAAGCGTCGTTGCACCCATTGCACCACCGAGGATAACGAGCTTGTCGTTAACCTTGGCGAATTCGACGGCTACTTTCGGAGCAGCAATCGGGTCGTTTGCATAAGCAACAACCGTCTGACCTGTAAACAGATCAGAAATGCCTTCCGATTCCGTGCCCTGAAGAGCGATTTTGGCAAGGCGGTTTTTCGCGACTTTAACGGACCCACCTGCATCACGCATCTTCGAGCGAAGATCGCTCATCTGCGCAACGGTGAGACCGGTATAGTGGGCCACGACGACCGAACCGGACTCTTTAAAAGCGCCGTTCAGCCACGAGACAAATTCGCGTTTTTCCGCTCTATCCACTGTCTCTCTCCAGTAGGCAGGACCACATGGCCCTGCCGGTTGCCTTTGCCGAACGAACTTCACAGTTGGTCCGGCGCTCGAGGATCCTGTCCCCTTCAGCTATCCTGGAAGCCAGGCATCACTCAAAGGCAACTACGGTTCAAACCTTGCATGCGTATTCACGCGAAACAGGGTTATTCCACGTCTCATGCAGGCTGAGTTTTAAGGCAAATCACCCGAAGATGATCGACCGCCTGCAATCTCGGACAGGATAACCGGACTTTCGTCCGGCTATCCGGATCTTGCGATCCGGAATTCTTGCACTTCGGTCTGCTTTCGCATCCCCGGCGTGCCGCCGATGCGCCCTCCCCTCAAAGGAAAGGCATAGGCTCCGGCGAACCGGAGCCCAGACAGATTAAGCGACGACCTTGACGGTAGCCGGATCGACCTTGACGCCAACGCCCATGGTCGAGGAAAGCGAAACGCGCTTGACGTATTCGCCCTTGGCAGCCGATGGCTTTGCCTTGATGACGGCGTCAGCGAAAGCCTTGATGTTTTCTTCGAGCTTCTGCGAGTCGAACGAAACCTTGCCGATACCGGCATGGATGATACCAGCCTTCTCGACGCGGAATTCAACTGCACCGCCCTTGGAAGCAGCAACAGCAGCCGCAACGTCGGTGGTGACGGTGCCAACCTTCGGGTTCGGCATCATGCCGCGCGGACCGAGAACCTTACCGAGACGACCGACGAGCGGCATCATGTCCGGGGTCGCAATGCAGCGATCGAACTCGATCTTGCCGCCATTGACGATTTCGAACAGTTCTTCCGCACCGACGATGTCGGCGCCAGCCTTCTTGGCTTCTTCGGCCTTGTCGCCGCGAGCGAAAACAGCAACGCGAACCGTACGGCCGGTGCCGTTCGGCAGATTGACAACGCCGCGAACCATCTGGTCAGCGTGACGCGGATCAACGCCGAGGTTCATCGCGATTTCGATGGTTTCATCGAACTTGGCGATTGCACGTTCCTTGACGAGACCGATAGCAGCCGACAGATCGTACAGCTTGTTACGATCGACGCCTTCACGGATCTTGTTAATGCGCTTGGAAATCTTCGCCATCGTCTCAGCCCACCACTTCCAGGCCCATCGAACGGGCAGAACCTTCGATCATGCGCATCGCTGCTTCAATGTCAGCGGCGTTCAGATCCTTCATCTTCGCTTCAGCGATCGTGCGAACCTTGTCGCGGGAGATCGTGCCGGCGCTTGCCTTGCCCGGGGTCTTCGAACCGGACTTCAGGTTAGCGGCCTTCTTGAGGAAGTAGGTCACCGGAGGCGTCTTCATCACAAAAGTGAAAGACTTATCCTGGTAATAGGTGATC harbors:
- the rpoB gene encoding DNA-directed RNA polymerase subunit beta, coding for MAQTHSFNGRKRVRKFFGKIPEVAEMPNLIEVQKASYDQFLMVEEPSGGRSDEGLQAVFKSVFPIQDFSGSSMLEFVRYEFDAPKFDVDECRQRDLTYSAPLKVTLRLIVFDIDEDTGAKSIKDIKEQDVYMGDMPLMTDNGTFIVNGTERVIVSQMHRSPGVFFDHDKGKTHSSGKLLFAARVIPYRGSWLDIEFDSKDIVFARIDRRRKLPATTLLMALGMDGEDILSTFYKTVTYTRDGDNWRIPYSADRFKGMKIISELVDADTGEVVLEAGKKLTARSAKQLAEKGLKAIKATEDDLFGSYLAEDVVNYATGEIYLEAGDEIDEKVLKTLIDTGETEINVLDIDHINIGGYIRNTLAADKNESRQEALFDIYRVMRPGEPPTMDSAEAMFNSLFFDAERYDLSAVGRVKMNMRLDLDAEDTVRVLRKEDILAVVKMLVELRDGRGEIDDIDNLGNRRVRSVGELMENQYRVGLLRMERAIKERMSSIEIDTVMPQDLINAKPAAAAVREFFGSSQLSQFMDQTNPLSEITHKRRLSALGPGGLTRERAGFEVRDVHPTHYGRICPIETPEGPNIGLINSLATFARVNKYGFIESPYRKVVDGKVTNDVVYLSAMEEAKHSVAQANVELDEQGGFVDEFVICRHAGEVMMAPRENVDLMDVSPKQLVSVAAALIPFLENDDANRALMGSNMQRQAVPLVRAEAPFVGTGMEAVVARDSGAAIAARRGGVVDQVDATRIVIRATEDLDPSKSGVDIYRLMKFQRSNQNTCINQRPLVRVGDPIQKGDIIADGPSTDLGDLALGRNVLVAFMPWNGYNYEDSILLSEKIVSDDVFTSIHIEEFEVAARDTKLGPEEITRDIPNVSEEALKNLDEAGIVYIGAEVHPGDILVGKITPKGESPMTPEEKLLRAIFGEKASDVRDTSMRMPPGTYGTVVEVRVFNRHGVEKDERAMAIEREEIERLAKDRDDEQAILDRNVYGRLADMIDGKIAAAGPKGFKKGTTISRELMTEYPRSQWWQFASEDEKLQGELEALRGQYDESKKLLEARFMDKVEKVQRGDEMPPGVMKMVKVFVAVKRKIQPGDKMAGRHGNKGVVSRILPVEDMPFLEDGTHADIVLNPLGVPSRMNVGQILETHLGWACAGMGKKIGELIDVYRKTANIEPLRETLEHIYPDNDRNEPVRSYDDDSVLMLANQVKRGVSIATPVFDGAVEADINAMLTDAGLATSGQSTLYDGRTGEPFDRQVTMGYIYMLKLHHLVDDKIHARSIGPYSLVTQQPLGGKAQFGGQRFGEMEVWALEAYGAAYTLQEMLTVKSDDVAGRTKVYEAIVRGDDTFEAGIPESFNVLVKEMRSLGLNVELDDTRDEQQQALPDAAE
- the rplL gene encoding 50S ribosomal protein L7/L12 — protein: MADLAKIVDDLSALTVLEAAELSKLLEEKWGVSAAAPVAVAAAGAAPAAAVEEKTEFDVVLVDGGANKINVIKEVRAITGLGLKEAKDLVEGAPKAVKEAASKDEAEKIKAQLEAAGAKVELK
- the rplJ gene encoding 50S ribosomal protein L10, whose protein sequence is MDRAEKREFVSWLNGAFKESGSVVVAHYTGLTVAQMSDLRSKMRDAGGSVKVAKNRLAKIALQGTESEGISDLFTGQTVVAYANDPIAAPKVAVEFAKVNDKLVILGGAMGATTLNADGVKSLASLPSLDELRAKLVGMIQTPAQRLAVLTSAPAGQIARVIGAHARKNEAA
- the rplA gene encoding 50S ribosomal protein L1, with product MAKISKRINKIREGVDRNKLYDLSAAIGLVKERAIAKFDETIEIAMNLGVDPRHADQMVRGVVNLPNGTGRTVRVAVFARGDKAEEAKKAGADIVGAEELFEIVNGGKIEFDRCIATPDMMPLVGRLGKVLGPRGMMPNPKVGTVTTDVAAAVAASKGGAVEFRVEKAGIIHAGIGKVSFDSQKLEENIKAFADAVIKAKPSAAKGEYVKRVSLSSTMGVGVKVDPATVKVVA
- the rplK gene encoding 50S ribosomal protein L11 — translated: MAKKIAGQLKLQVAAGAANPSPPIGPALGQRGINIMEFCKAFNAASQEMEKGSPIPVVITYYQDKSFTFVMKTPPVTYFLKKAANLKSGSKTPGKASAGTISRDKVRTIAEAKMKDLNAADIEAAMRMIEGSARSMGLEVVG